The Podospora pseudocomata strain CBS 415.72m chromosome 3, whole genome shotgun sequence genome window below encodes:
- a CDS encoding hypothetical protein (EggNog:ENOG503P1MN; COG:S), which yields MSDNDLTVEEKVAIAALVISLFALLGVVLQYVQAVIGRINGLSIRDREVLGKWAEYAKISFRWFRGEVQYEAPIIFMAASDNTRGPIDDKEIWYVDGTRESCEKTRVELPTSDLRERVHTHKNELATWILAIEAAQMMERDSKQWEANEWRKFATESGTRSPVTLPYKGPVSLAVAIQPMRRSFDKHPAVKRPYATTAICHIIELCAVLGIYWKEFDRDNNKYRAEGNGYSVLGNRVHDFGLVFTFEKPGWPRFEKNRVIPTSEVKELSFGNVPTFYRDKKDDRNWKAPINEQKDLKTLQLGSRTEIAETLNLIRCNEYTTQCYSDETKKHVHLFPVVFEVLAMLARPFHIKDRPFTYLPNPVAFALNKQAFSPRRLLSEFRKRLNFEINTDQGPKYTPPTELANIDRLASDLEEELPKRDGEYSPKCLNELHEAIDEVGDSILNKTSKDVVLDVLRRHVQEVLLAINTSQRDIDWAEYSPTAAAPPPSGRPTHLPMSASAPGTPAQPPLFPPMPTDEGATGDVSFDDLLKTPHEKREAALIKHYFDDIRIRAVSLDDTNQHYDQEAAQASKDIHYSEPGYDGLGLVGLQQTTTAQTMGTMSEDGTGNTTTHSSPRPPTLGINSRRATGTFSNGRLPPTPSRAETWRKHGLTNTEIRRNTIWFALVFRMICWLLLHDFDKKDVQLPKSELMGSRLSVFIV from the coding sequence ATGAGCGACAACGATCTCACCGTGGAGGAAAAGGTGGCCATTGCCGCCCTGGTCATCTCACTTTTCGCTTTGCTTGGCGTAGTATTGCAGTATGTCCAAGCAGTCATTGGGAGGATCAACGGTCTCTCGATTCGCGACAGAGAGGTCTTGGGAAAATGGGCAGAATACGCCAAGATCAGCTTCAGGTGGTTCCGGGGCGAGGTGCAGTACGAGGCgcccatcatcttcatggCCGCCAGCGACAACACGAGGGGTCCCATCGACGACAAGGAGATTTGGTACGTGGACGGCACGCGCGAGAGCTGTGAAAAGACCAGAGTTGAGCTGCCGACCAGTGATCTGAGGGAGCGGGTCCACACGCACAAGAACGAGCTGGCGACGTGGATCTTGGCCATCGAGGCGGCGCAGATGATGGAGCGGGACTCGAAGCAGTGGGAGGCGAACGAGTGGAGGAAGTTTGCGACGGAGAGCGGCACGCGAAGCCCTGTCACTCTTCCGTATAAGGGGCCGGTGTCGCTGGCGGTGGCTATTCagccgatgaggaggagttttGACAAGCATCCTGCTGTGAAGAGGCCTTACGCGACGACGGCGATTTGTCATATCATCGAGCTCTGCGCTGTGCTTGGGATATACTGGAAGGAGTTTGACCGTGACAACAACAAGTACCGCGCCGAGGGGAACGGGTATAGTGTGCTCGGGAACAGGGTCCATGACTTTGGTCTGGTGTTCACGTTCGAGAAACCCGGCTGGCCGAGGTTCGAGAAGAACAGGGTGATACCGACGTCTGAGGTCAAAGAGCTCAGTTTTGGGAACGTCCCGACCTTTTATCgggacaagaaggacgacAGGAATTGGAAAGCGCCCATCAACGAGCAGAAAGATCTCAAGACGCTGCAGTTGGGGAGCCGTACCGAGATTGCCGAGACGCTCAACCTGATCCGGTGCAACGAGTACACGACGCAGTGCTATTCGGACGAAACAAAGAAGCATGTGCATTTGTTTCCTGTTGTCTTTGAAGTCTTGGCCATGCTGGCAAGGCCATTTCACATCAAGGATCGGCCATTCACTTATCTGCCCAACCCCGTGGCATTCGCTCTGAACAAGCAGGCCTTTTCGCCCCGGCGCCTGCTGAGCGAGTTCCGCAAGAGGCTGAACTTTGAGATCAACACAGACCAGGGGCCAAAATACACACCCCCAACCGAACTCGCCAACATTGACAGACTGGCCAGCGACCTGGAAGAAGAGCTTCCCAAACGTGACGGAGAATATTCGCCCAAGTGCCTCAATGAGCTGCACGAGGCCATTGACGAGGTCGGTGACAGCATCCTGAACAAGACGTCCAAAGATGTCGTGCTCGACGTCCTCCGCCGTCATGTCCAGGAGGTTCTGCTGGCAATCAACACCTCTCAACGAGACATCGACTGGGCGGAATACAGCCCAACAGCTGCCGCCCCGCCGCCTAGCGGGAGACCAACTCACCTCCCAATGTCAGCATCAGCACCGGGCACACCGGCGCAACCCCCCCTGTTCCCACCGATGCCGACCGACGAAGGCGCAACAGGGGATGTCTCCTTTGACGATCTACTCAAGACACCACACGAGAAGCGCGAGGCGGCTTTGATCAAGCACTACTTTGACGATATCCGCATCAGGGCCGTCAGCCTTGACGACACAAACCAGCATTATGACCAGGAGGCTGCCCAAGCCTCCAAGGATATTCACTACTCCGAGCCCGGGTACGACGGGCTTGGTTTGGTGGGGCTGCAGCAGACGACAACAGCGCAGACAATGGGGACCATGAGTGAGGATGGCACCGGAAACACGACGACACACTCCTCACCCAGGCCGCCGACACTCGGGATAAACTCGAGGAGGGCCACAGGGACGTTCAGCAATGGCAGGCTACCGCCCACCCCGAGCAGGGCGGAAACATGGAGGAAGCACGGACTGACGAATACGGAGATCAGGAGGAACACCATCTGGTTTGCGCTGGTGTTTAGGATGatctgctggctgctgctacATGACTTTGACAAGAAGGATGTGCAGCTTCCCAAGAGCGAGCTGATGGGCAGTCGGCTGAGTGTGTTTATTGTATGA
- a CDS encoding hypothetical protein (EggNog:ENOG503NYSN; COG:S), with the protein MDDDFSDEDFLDQIDESDLQKLEENAIQLTQVQAQAQVSQRPPPLTHQHQHHQPQPQPQLQQQHVQQDGYGLDEDDDLDDTVVFEEIAQQSQPGGPKQTNSWATKSLPVQQARLNANLANTQRWNQHIPLPTARPVYPPPPKYPQAPSSRPIPYHAPPSLRPIPPTRPLPPPRPQHAPTQSQFARPPVPPVPGPYSVQPSQAGQSARPGPQGDIIAQLQSQLAAAQSELATARGEALIIRSKYDKIQNDRDSEVARLRKLHEETLAKHERELNDFQATTRNVTTELQFAQQNLREGLGRGKSKKKDGASTPKKNHKFWGQADGFNDVEVVSSPTKGSRRRDAIPTIPPAGERTPSKGGKRKRGHVFASPKHGLEVDENALGPDRGATREVITPTIIISTANALPYDFLRLVLDHSALRDQPPTFDLFSRFTFPSDPSQTFSTVIFQKLSRLGSPKEPLLLLADFAELVIDLWQRCLSERYHAPIYYLASLVLYTLDLNAVVVAPRITSSLVPVCTTTCQLIALQRHHSPDGDLSNHADPAIRQLSLDIDVTQCLALLYLVALGCAAPARGQAWAEETAETTKHSPLVQFWRTVEPEFVLRMLSVKHPEQDWYGMLSLLWTSVLPDSIGPIPSPVSATSTARSKAKDLDQVSKETIKAVSLFLNESPRWAPKGSVKELEVRTATLRTLVIFTSSPYGMVQAARSEVVIPRLVTVLCWAIDRLYDLDGGLPAIVQDPAARGGIRSFTNEAEADDPDGQDGEEEKLASLLPRFIARAILLLHTLVTHPRTADVVQMGAKLSASHGGSQRYLLTLARLCFAEEELVLEAGIDPATAELARELIELSVTPVEGEEMSKAFG; encoded by the exons ATGGATGATGACTTTTCCGACGAAGACTTCCTGGACCAGATCGACGAAAGCGACCTCcagaagctcgaggagaATGCCATCCAACTGACACAGGTCCAGGCCCAGGCCCAGGTCTCACAACGTCCACCACCTCTTacacaccagcaccagcaccaccaaccgcAGCCACAGCCGCagttgcagcagcagcatgttCAGCAGGACGGTTACGGTCtcgacgaagatgacgaccTCGATGACACCGTTGTCTTTGAGGAGATTGCCCAGCAATCCCAGCCTGGTGGACCCAAGCAGACCAATTCGTGGGCCACCAAGTCGCTTCCCGTCCAGCAGGCCCGACTGAATGCCAATCTCGCCAACACCCAACGGTGGAATCAGCATATACCACTTCCTACAGCCCGGCCAGTCTAtcccccgcctcccaaaTATCCTCAAGCGCCATCCTCTCGCCCAATCCCTTACCACGCACCGCCCTCTCTACGACCTATCCCGCCTACCCGTCCGCTCCCGCCGCCGCGCCCACAACATGCGCCGACTCAATCCCAATTTGCCCGACCACCTGTTCCTCCCGTCCCAGGGCCCTACTCGGTACAGCCGTCCCAGGCAGGCCAGTCGGCTCGGCCAGGGCCGCAAGGTGACATTATTGCCCAGCTCCAGTCCCAGCTCGCTGCCGCCCAGTCGGAGCTTGCAACCGCCAGAGGGGAggccctcatcatccgatCAAAGTACGACAAGATACAGAACGACCGTGATTCCGAGGTTGCACGTTTGAGGAAATTACACGAGGAGACATTAGCAAAACATGAACGGGAACTGAACGACTTCCAGGCAACAACTCGCAATGTTACCACTGAGCTTCAGTTTGCCCAGCAGAATCTTAGAGAGGGCTTAGGACGaggaaagagcaaaaagaaggacGGCGCATCCACACCGAAAAAGAACCACAAGTTTTGGGGGCAGGCCGACGGATTCAACGATGTGGAAGTCGTATCAAGCCCTACCAAAGGCTCTCGGAGGAGGGATGCAAttcccaccatcccacctGCTGGCGAGCGTACGCCTTCCaagggtgggaagaggaagcgcGGTCACGTCTTTGCTAGCCCGAAACATGGCCtcgaggtggatgagaaCGCACTTGGACCAGATCGTGGGGCGACTCGTGAAGTAATAACTCCCACGATCATCATATCGACTGCCAACGCTCTTCCGTATGAC TTCTTAAGGCTGGTCCTGGATCACAGTGCACTCCGTGACCAGCCCCCGACGTTCGATCTCTTCTCCAGGTTTACATTCCCATCAGATCCCAGTCAGACCTTCTCCACCGTTATCTTCCAGAAGCTGTCTCGGTTGGGCAGCCCCAAGGAGCCGCTTCTGTTGCTGGCCGACTTTGCCGAGCTCGTGATTGACTTGTGGCAGCGCTGTCTATCTGAGCGCTACCACGCACCGATTTACTATTTAGCATCGTTGGTGCTTTACACGCTTGATTTGAATGCTGTGGTAGTAGCGCCCCGCATCACATCTTCTCTGGTCCCAGTGTGTACAACGACCTGTCAGCTCATTGCCCTCCAGCGGCACCACAGCCCTGATGGGGATTTGTCCAACCACGCCGACCCTGCAATCCGACAGTTGAGTCTTGATATTGACGTTACCCAGTGTCTCGCCCTGCTATATCTTGTTGCACTGGGATGCGCCGCACCGGCGCGTGGCCAGGCTTGGGCCGAGGAGACCGCAGAGACAACGAAGCACTCACCCCTCGTTCAGTTCTGGCGCACGGTCGAGCCCGAGTTTGTTCTGCGCATGCTGTCGGTCAAACACCCTGAACAAGACTGGTATGGGATGCTGTCGTTGCTGTGGACGTCGGTTTTGCCCGACAGCATAGGGCCCATCCCAAGTCCAGTGTCGGCGACATCCACCGCCCGCTCCAAAGCAAAGGATTTGGACCAGGTGTCCAAGGAGACGATCAAGGCTGTGTCCTTGTTTCTGAATGAGTCGCCGAGGTGGGCGCCCAAAGGTTCCGTCAAGGAATTAGAGGTGAGGACCGCGACTTTACGAACGCTGGTAATTTTTACCTCTAGTCCGTATGGCATGGTGCAGGCGGCCAGGAGCGAAGTTGTCATCCCGCGTCTTGTCACAGTGTTGTGCTGGGCTATTGACCGACTGTATGACTTGGATGGCGGGTTGCCAGCAATAGTTCAGGATCCGGCGGCGAGAGGTGGCATACGCAGTTTTACGAACGAGGCTGAAGCGGATGATCCCGACGGTCAAGAcggtgaggaagagaagctTGCATCGTTGTTGCCCCGATTCATCGCACGGGCAATCCTGTTGCTCCACACGCTGGTCACACACCCACGCACAGCAGATGTGGTTCAAATGGGAGCTAAGCTGTCAGCCTCCCACGGAGGGTCCCAGCGATACCTACTTACGCTCGCCAGGCTTTGCTTTGCTGAAGAGGAGCTGGTTTTGGAGGCCGGCATCGACCCGGCGACGGCTGAGCTGGCTCGAGAGCTCATTGAGCTTTCGGTGACGCctgtcgagggcgaggagatgAGCAAGGCGTTTGGTTGA
- the CDS1 gene encoding phosphatidate cytidylyltransferase (EggNog:ENOG503NY14; BUSCO:EOG09261W90; COG:I), protein MAGRQGAGAIESQAEKKTEMVAEPDSTLLTKPNPEATNTSAAPPATVSEYEKKKANFMVRTFWTLVMITGFFAALLAGHIYVVLIITTIQIISFKEVIAIANIGSRARDLRFTKSLNWYWLATTMYFLYGESVVYYFRHIILVDKVLQPLSTHHRFISFCIYIFGFVIFVTSLKPGNLRFQFSQFAWTHMALFLINIQAHFILNNIFEGLIWFFLPAALVITNDIFAYICGITFGRTQLIKLSPKKTVEGFIGAWFSTMVVGLGLTWCLLRSNYFICPATNLATSILQDIHCDPNPVFIPRTYTTPEFFFLPPGHTVSITVAPMYFHTLVWATFASLIAPFGGFFASGLKRTFKLKDFGDSIPGHGGMTDRMDCQFIMGMFAFLYYQTFIAVRDYNPGAVLDMLVTGLGVEDQAHVVKGMLQIWARDGVISPTAADQILNILGDNLASVSHHLTE, encoded by the exons atggccggAAGGCAGGGCGCGGGAGCCATCGAGTCccaagcagaaaaaaagaccGAGATGGTGGCCGAACCGGACTCGACATTGTTAACCAAGCCAAACCCCGAAGCGACGAACACTTCCGCCGCTCCGCCGGCGACAGTCTCCGAGTatgagaagaaaaaggccaACTTCATGGTCAGGACATTTTGGACCTTGGTGATGATTACTGGTTTCTTTGCTGCTCTGCTCGCCGGTCACATCTACGTCGtcttgatcatcaccaccatccaaatcatctccttcaaggaggtcatcgccatcgccaataTAGGCTCTCGGGCCCGCGACTTGCGCTTCACAAAGTCTTTGAACTGGTACTGGCTCGCGACCACCATGTACTTCCTCTACGGCGAGAGTGTTGTCTACTACTTCAGACACATCATTCTTGTCGACAAGGTCCTGCAGCCTCTGTCTACCCACCACCGCTTCATCAGTTTTTGCATTTACATCTTTG GTTTTGTCATCTTCGTCACCTCCTTGAAGCCAGGGAATTTGAGGTTTCAGTTCTCGCAGTTCGCCTGGACGCACATGGCGCTgttcctcatcaacatccaggCCCACttcatcctcaacaacatcttTGAGGGTCTGATTTGGTTCTTCTTACCCGCCGCCCTTGTCATCACCAATGATATCTTTGCCTACATTTGCGGCATCACCTTTGGCCGCACTCAGCTCATCAAACTCTCGCCCAAGAAGACGGTCGAAGGTTTCATTGGCGCTTGGTTTTCGACCATGGTCGTCGGCCTCGGTCTCACCTGGTGCCTGCTCCGCTCCAACTATTTCATTTGCCCTGCAACAAACCTTGCCACGAGCATTCTGCAGGACATTCACTgcgaccccaaccccgtcttcATCCCGCGCACCTATACGACCCCCGAGTTCTTTTTCCTGCCTCCCGGCCATACCGTGAGCATCACGGTGGCGCCTATGTACTTTCACACCTTGGTCTGGGCCACGTTTGCATCGTTGATTGCCCCATTCGGCGGTTTCTTCGCCTCGGGTCTCAAGAGAAccttcaagctcaaggaCTTCGGCGACTCGATCCCCGGTCACGGCGGCATGACGGACCGCATGGACTGCCAGTTCATCATGGGCATGTTTGCCTTCCTCTACTACCAGACCTTTATCGCCGTCCGGGACTACAACCCCGGTGCCGTGCTGGACATGCTGGTCACCGGGTTGGGCGTTGAGGACCAGGCGCACGTTGTGAAGGGCATGTTGCAGATTTGGGCCAGAGATGGTGTCATTTCCCCAACG GCTGCGGACCAAATTTTGAACATCTTGGGTGACAACCTCGCCTCGGTGTCTCATCACCTTACAGAGTAA
- a CDS encoding hypothetical protein (EggNog:ENOG503NXIT; COG:S), translated as MDNPPAANTLGTLGAICWSIQLLPQIIINHRRRHATGLQPAMMMLWAWAGVPLGVYNIVSSFNLALQAQPQILAFLSLVTWGQCLYYQQRWTAIETLSVAVPIGMVMAGVEVGLVFALRNRNGHDWAMTLMAALSALLLALGVLRHYVDIWKHRTVRGISFLFVGIDALGDVFSLVSVVFQKELNVLGMVIYGTELALWLGVFAAGGWYDLLPKVRQRWGSGREGKGGETRGEELGRGQAENNNTGRATGLATLQNGASSTSVFRTASR; from the exons ATGGACaacccaccagcagccaacacCCTTGGCACCCTCGGAGCG ATCTGCTGGTCgatccagctcctcccccaaataatcatcaaccaccgccgccgccacgcCACCGGGCTGCAACCCGCCATGATGATGCTCTGGGCCTGGGCCGGCGTCCCCCTGGGAGTCTACAAcatcgtctcctccttcaacctcgccctgCAGGCCCAACCTCAGATCCTCGCCTTCCTAAGCCTCGTCACCTGGGGGCAGTGTCTCTACTACCAGCAACGCTGGACAGCGATCGAGACCCTGTCCGTGGCGGTGCCGAtcgggatggtgatggcgggtgTGGAGGTCGGGCTGGTGTTCGCGCTGCGGAACAGAAACGGGCACGACTGGGCGATGACGCTCATGGCGGCGTTGTCTGCCCTGTTGCTTGCGCTGGGCGTGCTGAGGCATTATGTCGATATATGGAAACATCGGACCGTGAGGGGGATTTCCTTCTTGTTTGTCGGGATTGACGCGCTCGGGGATGTCTTCTCGCTGGTGTCGGTCGTTTTCCAGAAAGAGCTGAACGTATTGGGAATGGTGATTTACGGGACCGAATTGGCTCTCTGGTTGGGAgtttttgctgctggcggGTGGTATGACCTCCTGCCCAAGGTCCGGCAAAGGTgggggtcggggagggagggaaaggggggagaaacgaggggggaggagttgggacGGGGCCAGGCCGAAAATAACAACACGGGGAGAGCAACCGGGCTGGCTACCTTGCAAAATGGGGCGTCATCAACATCCGTGTTTCGGACGGCATCAAGGTGA
- a CDS encoding hypothetical protein (EggNog:ENOG503NX2U; COG:I) yields MAVERLGSILKHLAPGNGLSQITSKNADDIVITLAVRTPLAKAKKGGFKDTTIEYMVYALLKEVNQRSNLDPALVEDICLGNVRTRVSDGKASYKLRAASLAAGYPNTCSVYSLNRFCSSGLKAVADIAHAISNGSIEIGIAMGAESMTAGGDALEKPFDEEVTKHSQEAVDCMQPMGWTSENVSADFGVTREMMDKYAAESFQRAERAQKAGLFDDEIVPITTQIKDKDGNSKTVTLTQDEGIRPGTTAEGLGKIRAAFPQWGGCTTGGNASQVTDGAAAILLMKRSTAIKLGQPILGKYVGSTTAGLAPRIMGIGPTVAIPKLLAQHNITLNDVDVVEINEAFASMAVYCRDKLGLDWAKMNPRGGAIALGHPLGATGARQIVTGLSECRKTGKKILLTSMCIGTGMGMAGLFVNEQ; encoded by the exons ATGGCGGTAGAAAGACTCGGCTCCATCCTCAAGCACCTTGCCCCCGGCAACGGGCTGTCCCAAAT CACCTCCAAGAATGCCGACGACATTGTCATCACCCTCGCCGTCCGCACGCCTctggccaaggccaagaagggtgGCTTCAAGGACACCACCATCGAGTACATGGTCTACGCTCTCCTGAAGGAGGTCAACCAACGGAGCAACCTCGACCCCGCTCTCGTCGAAGATATCTGCCTGGGCAATGTGCGCACCCGT GTTTCCGATGGCAAGGCTTCGTACAAGCTGCgcgccgcctccctcgccgcggGCTACCCCAACACCTGCTCCGTCTACTCGCTCAAccgcttctgctcctccggCCTCAAGGCCGTCGCCGACATTGCCCACGCCATCTCCAACGGATCCATCGAAATCGGTATCGCCATGGGAGCCGAGAGCATGACCGCTGGCGGCGATGCGCTCGAGAAGCCctttgacgaggaggtcACCAAGCACTCCCAGGAGGCTGTCGACTGCATGCAGCCCATGGGTTGGACTTCCGAGAACGTCAGCGCTGACTTTGGTGTCACTCGCGAGATGATGGACAAGTACGCCGCCGAGAGTTTCCAGAGAGCCGAGAGGGCGCAAAAGGCCGGTCTTTTCGATGACGAGAtcgtccccatcaccacccagatcaaggacaaggacggcAATTCCAAAACGGTCACCCTAACCCAGGACGAGGGTATCCGGCCTggcaccaccgccgagggtctCGGCAAGATCCGCGCTGCCTTCCCTCAATGGGGTGGCTGCACCACTGGTGGCAATGCCTCTCAGGTTACCgatggtgctgctgccatcCTGCTGATGAAGCGCAGCACCGCCATCAAGCTCGGTCAGCCCATCCTGGGCAAATACGTCGgttccaccaccgccggtcTCGCTCCCCGCATCATGGGTATTGGCCCCACCGTGGCCATCcccaagctcctcgcccagcACAACATCACCCTGAACGATGTTGATGTCGTCGAGATCAACGAGGCCTTTGCCAGCATGGCTGTCTACTGCCGGGACAAGCTTGGGCTCGACTGGGCCAAGATGAACCCCCGTGGCGGTGCCATTGCCCTTGGCCACCCACTGGGCGCCACCGGTGCGAGACAAATCGTCACCGGCCTCAGCGAGTGCAGAAAGACCGGCAAGAAGATCCTGCTGACGAGCATGTGCATTGGCACCGGCATGGGCATGGCGGGCTTGTTTGTCAACGAACAATAA
- a CDS encoding hypothetical protein (COG:O; CAZy:GH128; EggNog:ENOG503P0D3), with the protein MLHHVSPAAVLAVAAMILPSIVSADGPLASDKRGLCFTPNDTTRADDAVWPPALSWYYNYKPLPEPKYKDIPQSEFEFVPMLWGAPETKGDTSFVTTIQDLIKSGVNITNVLGFNEPDAPYSWGGSYLDPITAAQVWVDNIKPLSDVGIRVGLPACTAGQDGLPWLRTFVRECSKLVSTENKKENCTFDFVTIHWYGSFEGLASHMGQYAAEFPNKTMWITEYNFAHQSLEDTQAFYKISAEYFDRLDFVERYSLFGAFRSDVSNVGPNAAMLSNDGRLTDIGAWYLGKESTGVKPTDGQSVSAAVRQTVSIVSASLIGAAAGAWGLF; encoded by the exons ATGTTACACCATGTATCACCCGCCGCTGTTTTAGCAGTGGCAGCCATGATCCTCCCGTCGATCGTCTCCGCCGACGGCCCGCTAGCGTCTGACAAACGAGGTCTCTGCTTCACGCCCAACGACACGACCCGCGCTGACGACGCAGTCTGGCCCCCGGCTCTGTCGTGGTACTACAACTACAAACCTCTCCCCGAGCCCAAATACAAGGACATTCCCCAGTCCGAGTTCGAGTTTGTGCCCATGCTATGGGGTGCCCCGGAGACGAAGGGAGACACCTCGTTTGTCACGACCATCCAAGACCTGATCAAGAGCGgcgtcaacatcaccaacgtcCTCGGCTTCAACGAACCGGATGCCCCGTACtcgtggggagggagttATTTGGATCCTATCACGGCGGCTCAGGTGTGGGTGGACAACATCAAGCCGTTGAGTGATGTGGGAATCCGAGTGGGTTTGCCCGCCTGCACCGCCGGACAGGACGGCTTGCCCTGGCTCAGGACCTTTGTCCGCGAGTGCTCAAAGCTTGTCAGCACggaaaacaaaaaggagAACTGCACGTTTGACTTTGTGACGATTCATTGGTATGGGAGCTTTGAGGGGTTGGCCAGCCATATGGGCCAATATGCTGCTGA GTTCCCCAACAAGACCATGTGGATCACCGAGTACAATTTCGCCCATCAGAGTCTCGAGGATACGCAGGCCTTCTACAAGATTTCTGCCGAGTACTTTGATCGTTTGGATTTTGTTGAGCGGTATTCCCTGTTCGGCGCCTTTAGGAGCGACGTCTCGAACGTGGGACCCAATGCTGCCATGTTGAGCAACGATGGTAGACTGACGGATATTGGCGCTTGGTACCTGGGCAAGGAATCCACCGGCGTCAAGCCTACTGATGGTCAATCTGTTAGTGCTGCTGTGCGTCAGACCGTGTCCATAGTGAGTGCCTCGCTTAtcggtgctgctgctggtgcgtGGGGGTTATTTTGA
- a CDS encoding hypothetical protein (EggNog:ENOG503NVX9; COG:I), producing MAESESTPAAAAPQASASSPAGSPPPTTAPAAAASTPASPSAAEQPAAVAQIAVDSNPIYHPQTLEDDDDNDSSLGDENALSTASISSSILQYRKLHGRTYHNFGGADKVEYWAPNDDAQNDQLDINHHLLNLALDNKLFFAPLSKPTRVLDVGTGTGMWAIDFADEFPDCEVTGIDLSPIQPTWVPPNCKFELDDASQPWTFPDNHFDYIHFRYMIGCFKDWPAVYREAYRCLKPGGWIEHLDCTADVLSDDGSLPKDTVFVEWKKVFKEAGDKMGQTFEVVDNDNYVGWLKEAGFKDVKNTIIKTPVGSWPADPKWKEVGQFNQYMLDGGIEGLGLYIITNVLGWKYEEMQVFIAKVRAGLRNKNWHSYCVWGAAWGQKPYDE from the exons atggCCGAGTCCGAGTCCACTCCGGCAGCAGCTGCGCCGCAGGCATCGGCTTCTTCACCGGCTGGTTCCCCACCTCCGACCACCGCtcctgccgctgccgcttccACTCCGGCATCCCCGAGCGCTGCTGAGCAGCCGGCCGCCGTTGCCCAAATTGCAGTCGACTCCAACCCCATCTACCATCCCCAAACActggaggacgatgacgacaatGACTCTTcgcttggtgatgagaatgcTCTTTCTACTGCCTCCATCAGCTCCAGCATCCTGCAGTACCGCAAGCTTCACGGCAGGACCTACCACAACTTTGGTGGTGCCGACAAGGTAGAGTACTG GGCCCCCAATGACGACGCCCAGAATGACCAGCTagacatcaaccaccacctcctcaacctggCCCTGGACAACAAGCTCTTCTTCGCCCCCCTGTCCAAGCCCACCCGCGTGCTCGACGTCGGCACCGGCACGGGCATGTGGGCCATCGACTTTGCCGATGAGTTCCCCGACTGCGAGGTCACGGGCATCGATCTGTCTCCCATCCAGCCGACCTGGGTGCCGCCCAACTGCAAGTTCGAGCTGGACGACGCCTCCCAGCCCTGGACTTTCCCAGACAACCACTTTGACTACATACACTTCCGGTACATGATTGGGTGCTTCAAGGACTGGCCGGCCGTGTACCGGGAGGCGTACCGGTGTCTGAAGCCGGGCGGCTGGATCGAGCACTTGGACTGCACGGCGGATGTGCTGTCGGATGACGGGTCGCTGCCCAAGGACACGGTGTTTGTggagtggaagaaggtgTTCAAGGAGGCGGGGGACAAGATGGGCCAGACgtttgaggtggtggacaaTGACAACTATGTTGGGTGGCTGAAGGAGGCTGGGTTTAAGGATGTGAAGAATACGATTATCAAGACGCCGGTGGGGTCGTGGCCGGCGGATCCAAAGTGGAAGGAGGTTGGGCAGTTCAACCAGTATATGCTCGACGGCGGGATTGAGGGGCTGGGGTTGTATATCATCACGAACGTGCTGGGGTggaagtatgaggagatGCAGGTGTTTATTGCCAAGGTGAGGGCTGGGTTGAGGAACAAGAACTGGCATAGCTACTGCGTTTG GGGTGCTGCTTGGGGCCAGAAGCCCTACGACGAGTGA